A stretch of the Nothobranchius furzeri strain GRZ-AD chromosome 5, NfurGRZ-RIMD1, whole genome shotgun sequence genome encodes the following:
- the LOC107372476 gene encoding gastrula zinc finger protein XlCGF57.1-like has protein sequence MDTAFQQVVLVKEEALEEHSAGVNQQDLDFLHIKEEEEKLWPSMERVHLHLKEETDAARFPFTVASIKSEEDEEKPLFSQLHQKQIEDGDVPTSSSADQMTAETGGLETSRNPDLNPHELTPDSSETDVGDEDDDDDDDATQVSELSDSGSETGDGDNDWNENRCSESDFRTVNKSFSHRTLLNSHMRVHTGQKPFACELCGKKFSLKSALNTHMRIHTGHKPFACEFYGQRFSRKGSSDVHMRVHTGEKPFACELCGNRFSDKGSLNKHMRVHTGQKPFACELCSKRYSQKTHLNTHMRVHTGQKPFACEFCGQRFSRKGSLDIHMRVHTGQKPFACELCSKRYSQKTHLNTHMRVHTGQKPFACELCSKRYSQKTHLNTHMRVHTGQKPFACELCGKKFSLKSALNTHMIVHTEEKPFACELCGKKFSLKSPLNRHMRVHTGQKPFACESCGQRFSRKASLDVHMRVHTGEKPFACELCGNRFSEKGSLNKHMRVHTGQKPFACEFCSKRYSQKTNLNRHMRVHK, from the coding sequence catTTCAACaggtggtgctggttaaagaagaagctctagAAGAACATAGCGCTGGTGTCAACCAGCAGGACTTAGATtttctccacataaaggaggaagaggagaaactCTGGCCCAGTATGGAAAGGGTGCATCtccatttgaaggaggagactgatgctgccaggtttccattcactgttgcttctataaagagtgaggaagatgaagagaagcctctgttctcacagcttcatcaaaaGCAAATAGAAGacggagatgttccaaccagcagctcagctgaccagatgacgGCAGAAACTGGTGGACTAGAAACTAGCCGGAACCCAGATCTTAACCCTCATGAACTGActcctgattcttcagagactgacgttggagatgaggatgatgatgatgatgatgatgcaactcaagtctctgagctgtcagactctgggtctgaaactggagacggagacaatgactggaatgagaacAGGTGTTCTGAGTCAGATTTTAGGACTGTCAACAAATCCTTTAGTCATAGGACacttttaaacagtcacatgagagtccacacaggacagaagccttttgcttgtgagctctgtggaaagaaatttagcttaaaatcagctttaaacacacacatgagaatccacacaggacacaaaccttttgcttgtgagttctATGGACAACGATTTAGCCGAAAAGGGTCTTCAGAtgtacacatgagagtccacacaggagagaagccctttgcttgtgagctctgtgggaatagatttagtgacaagggaagtttaaacaaacacatgagagtccacacaggacagaagccatttgcttgtgagctctgtagcAAAAGAtatagccaaaagacacatttaaatacacacatgagagtccacacaggacagaagccttttgcttgtgagttctgtggacAACGATTTAGCCGAAAAGGGTCTTTAGATatccacatgagagtccacacaggacagaagccttttgcttgtgagctctgtagcAAAAGAtatagccaaaagacacatttaaacacacacatgagagtccacacaggacagaagccttttgcttgtgagctctgtagcAAAAGAtatagccaaaagacacatttaaacacacacatgagagtccacacaggacagaagccttttgcttgtgagctctgtggaaagaaatttagcttaaagtcagctttaaacacacacatgatagTCCACACagaagagaagccttttgcttgtgagctctgtggaaagaaatttagcttaaagtcacctttaaacagacacatgagagtccacacaggacagaagccttttgcttgtgagtcctgtggacaaagatttagccgaaaagcGTCTTTAGAtgtacacatgagagtccacacaggagagaagccctttgcttgtgagctctgtgggaatagatttagtgaaaagggaagtttaaacaaacacatgagagtccacacaggacagaagccattTGCTTGTGAGTTCTGTAGCAAAAGATatagccaaaagacaaatttaaacagacacatgagagtccacaaatga